In Modestobacter versicolor, a single genomic region encodes these proteins:
- a CDS encoding DUF3817 domain-containing protein, protein MPAALTDSRTVARVFRVVAIAEAVSWVLLLAGMFVKWVLKTTEVGVQVAGPVHGAVFVAYVVVALVAWRVLGWSLGTAFLALAASVPPLCTVWFERWAQRTGRLPVGATAPAAAG, encoded by the coding sequence ATGCCCGCCGCCCTGACCGACTCGCGCACCGTCGCCCGGGTGTTCCGCGTCGTCGCGATCGCCGAGGCGGTGTCCTGGGTGCTCCTGCTGGCCGGGATGTTCGTCAAGTGGGTGCTGAAGACCACCGAGGTCGGCGTGCAGGTGGCCGGTCCGGTGCACGGGGCGGTGTTCGTCGCCTACGTCGTCGTCGCGCTCGTCGCCTGGCGGGTGCTCGGTTGGTCCCTCGGCACCGCGTTCCTCGCGCTCGCCGCCTCGGTGCCGCCGCTGTGCACCGTCTGGTTCGAGCGGTGGGCCCAGCGCACCGGCCGGCTCCCGGTCGGCGCGACCGCACCCGCCGCGGCTGGCTAG
- a CDS encoding serine hydrolase domain-containing protein has protein sequence MAEPVLPSTARTLLARTARVQRDGRAPSLVAGVVRDGGLAWSAGRGDVAEPHTDVQYRLGSISKTVTAVAVMRLRDEGRLGLDDPLEEHVPGTPLGDRTVGQLLSHLAGATSESPGGWWERVPGGSLEELRLTGDDVVLGAARRFHYSNLGFGLLGELVARHRGVPWTDVVRDEVLAPLGMTRTDPRPTGRAAQGSAVHPWADVVLPEPEHDAGVMAAAGQLWATLADLGRFGSFLLGDTGDVLSPATLEEMAVPAGVDSSAPGWSAYGLGLQVLRVDGQVLVGHGGSMPGFLAGVFVDRSEQAGAVLLANTTSGLDPLLPGLLADLRAAEPRVVEAWTPSPPPVPLDVLGVWFWGPAPHVLRAQAGGLLHLGPLPGRGGRASRFAPREDGTWVGLDGYYAGETLRIAPDHLDLATFVFTRTPYDPEAPVPGGVDERGWA, from the coding sequence ATGGCCGAACCGGTGCTGCCCTCCACCGCGCGCACGCTGCTCGCCCGCACCGCGCGGGTGCAGCGCGACGGGCGCGCGCCCAGCCTGGTCGCCGGCGTCGTCCGCGACGGCGGGCTGGCCTGGTCCGCCGGGCGCGGGGACGTGGCCGAGCCGCACACCGACGTCCAGTACCGGCTCGGTTCGATCAGCAAGACGGTCACCGCCGTCGCGGTGATGCGGCTGCGCGACGAGGGCCGGCTGGGCCTCGACGACCCGCTCGAGGAGCACGTCCCGGGCACCCCGCTCGGCGACCGCACCGTCGGCCAGCTGCTGTCGCACCTCGCCGGCGCCACCTCGGAGAGCCCCGGCGGCTGGTGGGAGCGGGTGCCCGGCGGGTCGCTGGAGGAGCTGCGGCTCACCGGCGACGACGTGGTGCTGGGCGCCGCGCGCCGCTTCCACTACTCCAACCTCGGCTTCGGACTGCTCGGCGAGCTGGTGGCCCGGCACCGCGGGGTCCCGTGGACCGACGTCGTCCGCGACGAGGTGCTCGCCCCGCTCGGGATGACCCGCACCGACCCGCGGCCCACCGGCCGCGCCGCGCAGGGCTCGGCGGTGCACCCGTGGGCCGACGTCGTGCTGCCCGAGCCCGAGCACGACGCCGGCGTGATGGCCGCCGCCGGCCAGCTCTGGGCGACCCTGGCCGACCTGGGCCGGTTCGGCTCGTTCCTGCTCGGCGACACCGGCGACGTGCTGTCCCCCGCGACGCTGGAGGAGATGGCCGTGCCGGCCGGCGTCGACTCCTCGGCCCCCGGCTGGTCGGCCTACGGGCTCGGGCTGCAGGTGCTCCGCGTCGACGGGCAGGTGCTCGTGGGGCACGGCGGCTCGATGCCCGGGTTCCTCGCCGGCGTCTTCGTCGACCGGTCCGAGCAGGCCGGCGCGGTGCTGCTCGCCAACACCACCAGCGGGCTGGACCCGCTGCTGCCCGGGCTGCTCGCCGACCTGCGGGCCGCCGAGCCCCGGGTGGTCGAGGCCTGGACGCCGTCCCCGCCGCCGGTCCCGCTGGACGTGCTCGGCGTCTGGTTCTGGGGCCCGGCGCCGCACGTGCTGCGCGCGCAGGCCGGCGGGCTGCTGCACCTCGGGCCGCTGCCGGGGCGCGGCGGGCGGGCCAGCCGGTTCGCCCCGCGGGAGGACGGCACCTGGGTCGGGTTGGACGGCTACTACGCGGGCGAGACGCTGCGGATCGCGCCGGACCACCTGGACCTGGCCACCTTCGTGTTCACCCGCACGCCCTACGACCCCGAGGCCCCGGTGCCGGGCGGGGTCGACGAGCGCGGCTGGGCCTGA
- a CDS encoding pyridoxamine 5'-phosphate oxidase family protein yields MDEITTEAQLREVIGEPLPRVATKDRPRLDDIDRQWLAASPFCLVATSHGDGSCDVSPKGDPPGFTVVLDDRTIALPERAGNRRADGFRNILTNPHVGLVYLLPGRDDTFRVQGRARLVRDADLLDRMVVEGSRPLLAMVVEIESVFYHCAKAFMRSRLWDAGTWTPDAAPSRPRIAQRQERPDEPLEELERYYGEQYAAGLYPAQAQPRSSTPPGTGASGS; encoded by the coding sequence GTGGACGAGATCACCACCGAGGCGCAGCTGCGCGAGGTCATCGGCGAGCCGCTCCCCCGGGTCGCCACCAAGGACCGGCCGCGCCTGGACGACATCGACCGGCAGTGGCTGGCCGCCTCGCCGTTCTGCCTGGTGGCCACGTCGCACGGCGACGGGAGCTGTGACGTCTCACCCAAGGGCGACCCGCCCGGGTTCACCGTGGTGCTCGACGACCGGACGATCGCGCTGCCCGAGCGGGCCGGCAACCGCCGCGCCGACGGCTTCCGCAACATCCTGACCAACCCGCACGTCGGGCTCGTCTACCTGCTGCCCGGCCGCGACGACACCTTCCGGGTGCAGGGCCGGGCCCGGCTGGTGCGCGACGCCGACCTGCTGGACCGGATGGTCGTCGAGGGCTCCCGGCCGCTGCTGGCGATGGTGGTCGAGATCGAGTCGGTCTTCTACCACTGCGCCAAGGCGTTCATGCGGTCCCGGCTGTGGGACGCCGGCACCTGGACGCCGGACGCGGCGCCGTCCCGCCCGCGGATCGCGCAGCGGCAGGAGCGGCCGGACGAGCCCCTCGAGGAGCTCGAGCGGTACTACGGCGAGCAGTACGCCGCCGGGCTGTACCCGGCTCAGGCCCAGCCGCGCTCGTCGACCCCGCCCGGCACCGGGGCCTCGGGGTCGTAG
- a CDS encoding DUF3253 domain-containing protein translates to MDDVGTALERTIDALLDQRRDGATICPSEAARAVDPEGWRELMPAAREAAGRLAAAGGVEVTQRGEVVDVATARGPVRIRRRR, encoded by the coding sequence GTGGACGACGTCGGCACCGCGCTGGAGCGGACCATCGACGCGCTGCTGGACCAGCGCCGGGACGGCGCGACGATCTGCCCCTCGGAGGCTGCCCGAGCCGTCGACCCCGAGGGCTGGCGGGAGCTGATGCCGGCCGCCCGCGAGGCGGCGGGCCGGCTGGCGGCGGCCGGCGGGGTCGAGGTCACCCAGCGCGGCGAGGTCGTCGACGTGGCCACCGCCCGCGGGCCGGTGCGGATCCGCCGGCGCCGCTGA
- a CDS encoding alpha/beta fold hydrolase, protein MPSAARRRSPATRWTTPLVGALLLAGCTSTVPGSAEYAPPGSEGRVVREPCPRSSFECIDLGVPADHFTPGSPTWDVTFALQRATGERRGVFVVATGGPGASGIAEADLRVAGLPVEVTEHYDVVFFDQRGIGLSEPFRCDRTLAADTSGTLDTSSTAAERDEFARESAQLARDCFAEAGVDPADAGRYATRQAAEDLEAFRDWIDADQLVLYGESYGTQLQQTYAAAHPDRVAALVLDGVVDLATDDMTFGLEAALAYSGVLGATLSSCDAQPTCARDAPGSALAQYDALAGQLAAAPQPYAFPLSDGRLDPRELTLEELEQAATWSMSDPWSRQQFQQAVNAAATGNLVPLARLASAAAAADPDTGAVANDPFFSDALYYAVQCADYDVVPAGSTGRAQLDVWLETGRAAGIDQARLDDVFYQDLPCLFWPETGAAPITPPTPSDPPYPLLALTADSDPNTPTQQAERVVARTLGDAALVVQQGGPHVLYGRGEPCVDEAVEQLLSTGRLPGRRTVCPGEVAGVYGPNPPATAAGYADARGAVDAVLDATLGNVTYTWWDGARDLTIGCDAGGTATYALGGDDLRLTLAECAWTADVPVDGELTVAEGGFGDARGSLSLPFAELDLDETQDELTGTFRGAPVG, encoded by the coding sequence GTGCCCTCCGCTGCCCGGCGCCGCTCCCCCGCCACCCGGTGGACGACGCCCCTGGTCGGCGCCCTGCTGCTGGCCGGCTGCACCTCCACGGTGCCCGGGTCGGCCGAGTACGCCCCGCCCGGCTCGGAGGGCCGGGTGGTGCGCGAGCCGTGCCCCCGCAGCTCCTTCGAGTGCATCGACCTCGGGGTGCCGGCCGACCACTTCACCCCCGGGTCGCCCACCTGGGACGTCACCTTCGCGCTGCAGCGCGCCACGGGCGAGCGCCGCGGGGTGTTCGTGGTGGCCACCGGCGGCCCGGGCGCCAGCGGCATCGCCGAGGCCGACCTGCGCGTCGCCGGGCTCCCGGTCGAGGTCACCGAGCACTACGACGTCGTCTTCTTCGACCAGCGGGGCATCGGCCTCTCCGAGCCCTTCCGCTGCGACCGGACGCTCGCCGCCGACACGAGCGGGACCCTGGACACCTCCTCGACCGCCGCCGAGCGCGACGAGTTCGCCCGGGAGAGCGCGCAGCTGGCCCGGGACTGCTTCGCCGAGGCCGGGGTCGACCCCGCCGACGCCGGCCGCTACGCCACCCGCCAGGCCGCCGAGGACCTGGAGGCCTTCCGCGACTGGATCGACGCCGACCAGCTGGTCCTCTACGGCGAGAGCTACGGCACCCAGCTGCAGCAGACCTACGCCGCGGCCCACCCCGACCGGGTCGCCGCCCTGGTCCTGGACGGCGTGGTCGACCTGGCCACCGACGACATGACCTTCGGCCTGGAGGCCGCGCTGGCCTACAGCGGCGTGCTCGGGGCGACCCTGTCGTCCTGCGACGCGCAGCCGACCTGCGCCCGTGACGCCCCGGGGAGCGCGCTGGCCCAGTACGACGCGCTCGCCGGCCAGCTGGCCGCAGCTCCCCAGCCGTACGCCTTCCCGCTCTCCGACGGCCGGCTGGATCCCCGGGAGCTCACCCTGGAGGAGCTCGAGCAGGCCGCCACCTGGTCGATGAGCGACCCGTGGTCGCGCCAGCAGTTCCAGCAGGCGGTCAACGCCGCGGCCACCGGGAACCTGGTACCGCTCGCCCGGCTCGCGTCCGCCGCCGCTGCCGCCGACCCGGACACCGGCGCCGTGGCGAACGACCCGTTCTTCTCCGACGCGCTCTACTACGCCGTCCAGTGCGCCGACTACGACGTCGTCCCGGCCGGCAGCACCGGCCGGGCCCAGCTCGACGTCTGGCTGGAGACCGGTCGGGCGGCCGGCATCGACCAGGCCCGGCTGGACGACGTCTTCTACCAGGACCTGCCCTGCCTGTTCTGGCCGGAGACCGGGGCGGCACCGATCACCCCACCGACCCCCAGCGACCCGCCCTACCCGCTGCTGGCGCTCACCGCCGACAGCGACCCCAACACCCCCACCCAGCAGGCGGAGCGGGTGGTCGCCCGGACCCTCGGGGACGCCGCACTGGTGGTGCAGCAGGGCGGCCCGCACGTCCTCTACGGCCGCGGCGAGCCGTGCGTCGACGAGGCGGTCGAGCAGCTGCTGAGCACCGGCCGGCTGCCCGGGCGCCGGACGGTGTGCCCCGGGGAGGTCGCCGGCGTCTACGGCCCGAACCCCCCGGCCACCGCGGCCGGGTACGCCGACGCGCGGGGCGCCGTCGACGCGGTGCTCGACGCCACCCTGGGCAACGTCACCTACACCTGGTGGGACGGCGCCCGCGACCTCACGATCGGCTGCGACGCCGGCGGTACGGCGACGTACGCGCTCGGCGGCGACGACCTGCGGCTGACGCTGGCGGAGTGCGCCTGGACGGCGGACGTCCCGGTCGACGGCGAGCTGACGGTGGCCGAGGGCGGCTTCGGCGACGCCCGCGGGTCGCTGTCGCTGCCCTTCGCGGAGCTGGACCTGGACGAGACGCAGGACGAGCTGACCGGCACCTTCCGCGGCGCCCCGGTCGGCTGA
- a CDS encoding Lrp/AsnC family transcriptional regulator, with protein MPAAPDRLDATDARLLLALSEDPRATVLSLAQQLGLARNTVQARLARLESGGVLDPFERRVRPEALGYRLGAYVTVQVVQRSLADVGDALAAIPEVLEVIGLSGVADLLVQVVAVDADDLWRITEQVLAIPGVQRTDTNLALRRFVDHRMTPLLERAAGTDRPAEG; from the coding sequence GTGCCCGCCGCACCGGACCGCCTGGACGCCACTGACGCCCGGCTGCTCCTCGCCCTGTCGGAGGACCCGCGGGCCACGGTGCTCTCCCTCGCCCAGCAGCTCGGGCTGGCCCGCAACACGGTCCAGGCCCGGCTGGCCCGGCTGGAGTCCGGCGGCGTGCTCGACCCGTTCGAGCGCCGGGTGCGGCCCGAGGCGCTGGGCTACCGGCTCGGTGCCTACGTGACGGTCCAGGTGGTGCAGCGCAGCCTCGCCGACGTCGGCGACGCGCTGGCCGCCATCCCGGAGGTGCTGGAGGTCATCGGGCTCTCCGGCGTGGCCGACCTGCTGGTGCAGGTGGTCGCCGTCGACGCCGACGACCTGTGGCGGATCACCGAGCAGGTGCTGGCGATCCCCGGCGTCCAGCGCACCGACACCAACCTGGCCCTGCGCCGGTTCGTCGACCACCGGATGACCCCGCTGCTGGAACGGGCCGCCGGCACCGACCGCCCCGCGGAGGGCTGA
- the pdhA gene encoding pyruvate dehydrogenase (acetyl-transferring) E1 component subunit alpha, whose translation MSALSQTTEVVDPVPGADAPHLPGQPDLVQLLTPEGERVEHPEYSLDVTDDELRSLYRDLALVRRWDVEATALQRQGELGIWASLLGQEAAQVGAGRALAADDMAFPTYREHGVAWTRGVDPLHVISLFRGVDQGGWDPVATKFNLYTVVIGAQTLHATGYAMGLQRDGAESATLAFLGDGATSQGEVNEAMIWAATFSAPVVFFCQNNQYAISVPIERQSRVPLFRRAAGFGFPGVRVDGNDVLAVLAVTRAALAAARDGQGPTFIEAFTYRMGAHTTSDDPTRYRLASELEEWKLRDPIARLKAYLSRSGIADADFFTSVDAEGDQLAVRIRQGTLEMPDPAGTEIFDHVYAEQTPELARQREEFVAYHASFEGAES comes from the coding sequence ATGAGCGCGCTGTCGCAGACCACCGAGGTGGTCGACCCCGTACCCGGGGCCGACGCCCCCCACCTGCCCGGTCAGCCCGACCTGGTGCAGCTGCTGACCCCCGAGGGTGAGCGCGTCGAGCACCCCGAGTACTCCCTGGACGTCACCGACGACGAGCTGCGCTCGCTGTACCGGGACCTCGCGCTCGTGCGCCGGTGGGACGTCGAGGCCACCGCCCTGCAGCGCCAGGGCGAGCTGGGGATCTGGGCCTCGCTGCTGGGCCAGGAGGCCGCCCAGGTCGGTGCCGGCCGGGCGCTCGCCGCTGACGACATGGCCTTCCCCACCTACCGCGAGCACGGCGTCGCGTGGACCCGGGGCGTCGACCCGCTGCACGTGATCAGCCTGTTCCGCGGCGTCGACCAGGGCGGCTGGGACCCGGTCGCCACGAAGTTCAACCTCTACACCGTGGTCATCGGCGCGCAGACCCTGCACGCCACCGGCTACGCGATGGGCCTGCAGCGCGACGGCGCGGAGAGCGCCACCCTGGCGTTCCTGGGTGACGGCGCGACCAGCCAGGGCGAGGTCAACGAGGCGATGATCTGGGCGGCGACCTTCTCCGCGCCCGTGGTCTTCTTCTGCCAGAACAACCAGTACGCCATCAGCGTGCCGATCGAGCGGCAGTCCCGGGTGCCGCTGTTCCGGCGGGCCGCCGGCTTCGGCTTCCCCGGCGTGCGGGTCGACGGCAACGACGTCCTCGCCGTCCTGGCCGTCACCCGAGCCGCGCTCGCCGCCGCCCGCGACGGCCAGGGCCCCACCTTCATCGAGGCGTTCACCTACCGGATGGGCGCGCACACCACCTCCGACGACCCGACCCGCTACCGGTTGGCCAGCGAGCTCGAGGAGTGGAAGCTGCGCGACCCGATCGCCCGGCTCAAGGCGTACCTGTCCCGGTCCGGCATCGCCGACGCCGACTTCTTCACCTCCGTCGACGCCGAGGGCGACCAGCTGGCCGTGCGGATCCGGCAGGGCACGCTGGAGATGCCCGACCCGGCCGGCACCGAGATCTTCGACCACGTCTACGCCGAGCAGACCCCCGAGCTGGCCCGCCAGCGCGAGGAGTTCGTGGCCTACCACGCGTCCTTCGAGGGAGCCGAGTCGTGA
- a CDS encoding alpha-ketoacid dehydrogenase subunit beta: MSTETLTIGKALNLGLRRAMEDDAKVVLMGEDIGKLGGVFRITDGLQKDFGDARVVDTPLAEAGILGTAVGLAMRGYRPVCEIQFDGFVFPAYNQIVTQVAKIHARSKGRLPMPIVIRIPFGGGIGAVEHHSESPEAYFAHTAGLKVVAVSTPSDAYWGIQQAITHPDPIVFLEPKRRYWEKGEVDTDATPDPLFASRVLRGGDDVTVLAYGPMVKTALQAAEAAAEEGRSLEVVDLRTLSPLDLEPVYASVRRTGRCVVVHEAPTTLGLGAEIAARVTETCFHSLEAPVLRVGGYDTPYPPSKLEEEYLPDLDRVLDAVDRSLGF; this comes from the coding sequence GTGAGCACCGAGACCCTGACCATCGGCAAGGCGCTCAACCTCGGCCTGCGCCGGGCGATGGAGGACGACGCCAAGGTCGTGCTCATGGGCGAGGACATCGGCAAGCTCGGCGGCGTCTTCCGGATCACCGACGGCCTGCAGAAGGACTTCGGTGACGCCCGCGTCGTGGACACCCCGCTCGCCGAGGCCGGCATCCTCGGCACCGCGGTCGGCCTGGCGATGCGCGGCTACCGGCCGGTCTGCGAGATCCAGTTCGACGGGTTCGTCTTCCCCGCCTACAACCAGATCGTCACCCAGGTCGCCAAGATCCACGCCCGCTCCAAGGGCCGGCTGCCCATGCCCATCGTCATCCGCATCCCCTTCGGCGGCGGCATCGGCGCGGTGGAGCACCACAGCGAGAGCCCGGAGGCGTACTTCGCGCACACCGCCGGCCTCAAGGTGGTCGCCGTCAGCACGCCGTCCGACGCCTACTGGGGCATCCAGCAGGCGATCACCCACCCCGACCCGATCGTCTTCCTCGAGCCCAAGCGGCGGTACTGGGAGAAGGGGGAGGTCGACACCGACGCCACCCCGGACCCGCTGTTCGCCTCCCGGGTGCTCCGCGGCGGCGACGACGTCACGGTGCTCGCCTACGGCCCGATGGTGAAGACCGCCCTGCAGGCCGCCGAGGCCGCCGCGGAGGAGGGCCGCTCGCTGGAGGTCGTCGACCTGCGCACGCTCTCCCCGCTGGACCTCGAGCCGGTCTACGCCTCGGTGCGGCGCACCGGCCGCTGCGTCGTCGTGCACGAGGCGCCCACCACCCTCGGCCTCGGCGCGGAGATCGCCGCCCGGGTCACCGAGACCTGCTTCCACTCGCTGGAGGCCCCGGTGCTGCGGGTCGGCGGGTACGACACCCCCTACCCGCCGTCCAAGCTGGAGGAGGAGTACCTCCCCGACCTCGACCGCGTGCTCGACGCCGTCGACCGATCGCTGGGGTTCTGA
- a CDS encoding dihydrolipoamide acetyltransferase family protein, translating into MADLRQFKLPDVGEGLTEGEILSWLVAVGDTVTVNQPLCEVETAKAAVELPSPFAGTVTELLFEPGTTVDVGAPIITIDIGGDAPAAAPSAAPAAAAEATGSGLIGETNANGRTAVLVGYGPRSTEARRRPRRNGAAAATRATAPQVLPEADYGSGSDRPPLLATAPDATVKPVRHGGLETGRAAEAHATAADAAPAPVTSSAPGRGALRPLAKPPVRKYAKDLGIDLSTVTGTGAGGVITRADVDAALATPTSPAPSGFGAETGNRDTRIPIKGVRKHTAAAMVASAFTAPHVTEFLTVDVTRMMKLRERLALRPELAGVKVSPLLFVAKALLLAAGRHPMVNSSWDEAAQEIVVHGAVNLGIAAATPRGLVVPNIKDAGRLSLAELAGALTDLTATARAGKTQPAEMSGGTITITNVGVFGVDTGTPILNPGESAILAFGAIRDMPWVHKGKVVPRKVTQLALSFDHRIIDGELGSRFLADVGALLHDPGTALVF; encoded by the coding sequence ATGGCCGACCTGCGCCAGTTCAAGCTGCCGGACGTCGGCGAGGGCCTCACCGAGGGCGAGATCCTGTCCTGGCTGGTCGCCGTGGGCGACACGGTCACGGTGAACCAGCCGCTCTGCGAGGTCGAGACGGCGAAGGCCGCCGTCGAGCTGCCCAGCCCGTTCGCCGGCACGGTCACCGAGCTGCTGTTCGAGCCCGGGACGACGGTCGACGTCGGTGCCCCGATCATCACCATCGACATCGGCGGCGACGCCCCGGCCGCGGCCCCCTCCGCCGCCCCGGCCGCGGCCGCCGAGGCCACCGGTTCCGGGCTGATCGGGGAGACCAACGCCAACGGCCGCACCGCGGTGCTGGTCGGCTACGGGCCGCGCAGCACCGAGGCCCGCCGCCGTCCGCGCCGCAACGGTGCCGCCGCGGCCACCCGGGCCACCGCACCGCAGGTGCTGCCCGAGGCCGACTACGGCTCCGGCTCGGACCGCCCGCCGCTGCTGGCCACCGCACCCGACGCGACGGTAAAGCCGGTCCGGCACGGCGGGCTGGAGACCGGCCGCGCCGCGGAGGCCCACGCGACCGCCGCCGACGCCGCCCCGGCGCCGGTCACCTCCTCGGCCCCCGGTCGCGGCGCGCTGCGCCCGCTGGCCAAGCCGCCGGTGCGCAAGTACGCCAAGGACCTCGGCATCGACCTCTCCACGGTCACCGGCACCGGCGCGGGCGGCGTGATCACCCGCGCCGACGTCGACGCCGCCCTGGCCACCCCTACGTCCCCGGCTCCCTCAGGTTTCGGCGCCGAAACCGGGAACCGGGACACCCGGATCCCGATCAAGGGCGTCCGAAAGCACACCGCCGCCGCGATGGTGGCCAGCGCGTTCACCGCCCCGCACGTCACCGAGTTCCTGACCGTCGACGTCACCCGGATGATGAAGCTGCGCGAGCGGCTCGCCCTCCGGCCCGAGCTCGCCGGCGTCAAGGTCAGCCCGCTGCTGTTCGTCGCCAAGGCGCTGCTGCTCGCAGCAGGGCGGCACCCGATGGTCAACAGCTCCTGGGACGAGGCGGCGCAGGAGATCGTCGTCCACGGTGCGGTGAACCTGGGCATCGCCGCGGCGACGCCGCGCGGGCTGGTCGTGCCGAACATCAAGGACGCCGGCCGGCTGTCCCTCGCCGAGCTGGCCGGGGCGCTCACCGACCTCACCGCGACCGCCCGGGCCGGGAAGACGCAGCCCGCGGAGATGTCCGGTGGCACGATCACGATCACCAACGTCGGGGTGTTCGGCGTCGACACCGGCACGCCGATCCTCAACCCCGGCGAGTCGGCGATCCTGGCGTTCGGGGCGATCCGCGACATGCCGTGGGTGCACAAGGGCAAGGTCGTGCCGCGCAAGGTCACCCAGCTGGCGCTCTCCTTCGACCACCGGATCATCGACGGCGAGCTGGGGTCGCGGTTCCTCGCCGACGTCGGGGCGCTGCTGCACGACCCCGGCACCGCGCTCGTCTTCTGA
- a CDS encoding AGE family epimerase/isomerase: protein MTDLARLLSFAARSRVPGGFGYAGDDGTVLPDRPVETWITARMTHVFGLATILGDPGAAELAAHGVAELRDGPLHDAEHGGWRAATDDDTKAAYVHAFAVLAGATSTAAGVPGGRELLDEALGVWEQRFWDDDEGLARESFDRSWTTPEDYRGANANMHGVEAALAAADALAPTDPGTAARLRTHALRATERIVHGWARERDWRLPEHFTSTWEPLPEFNRDRPADPFRPYGITIGHQFEWARLCLHLAAALGEHAPGWLHTDADRLFLAAAERGWAADGHEGFPYTLDWADRPVVGARMHWVVCEAVAAAAVRYAVTGDPRALTLQRRWAELGERRFLDPAVGSWHHELTPEGAVGTGTWAGKPDAYHLVQMLLLPGRPVRGSVIGALLAAPQGA from the coding sequence GTGACCGATCTCGCCCGGCTGCTGTCCTTCGCTGCCCGTTCCCGGGTACCCGGCGGGTTCGGGTACGCCGGCGACGACGGCACGGTGCTGCCCGACCGCCCGGTGGAGACCTGGATCACCGCCCGGATGACCCACGTCTTCGGGCTGGCCACCATCCTCGGCGACCCCGGAGCGGCGGAGCTGGCCGCGCACGGCGTGGCCGAGCTGCGCGACGGCCCGCTGCACGACGCCGAGCACGGCGGCTGGCGGGCGGCCACCGACGACGACACCAAGGCCGCGTACGTGCACGCCTTCGCCGTCCTCGCCGGCGCCACCTCCACCGCCGCGGGCGTGCCCGGTGGCCGGGAGCTGCTGGACGAGGCGCTGGGCGTCTGGGAGCAGCGGTTCTGGGACGACGACGAGGGCCTGGCCCGGGAGTCGTTCGACCGCAGCTGGACGACGCCCGAGGACTACCGCGGCGCCAACGCCAACATGCACGGCGTGGAGGCCGCCCTGGCCGCGGCCGACGCCCTCGCGCCCACCGACCCCGGCACCGCTGCCCGGCTGCGCACCCACGCGCTGCGGGCGACCGAGCGGATCGTGCACGGTTGGGCCCGGGAGCGCGACTGGCGGCTGCCCGAGCACTTCACCAGCACGTGGGAGCCGCTGCCGGAGTTCAACCGGGACCGGCCCGCCGACCCGTTCCGGCCCTACGGGATCACCATCGGGCACCAGTTCGAGTGGGCCCGGCTGTGCCTGCACCTGGCCGCTGCGCTGGGCGAGCACGCGCCCGGTTGGCTGCACACCGACGCCGACCGGCTGTTCCTGGCCGCGGCCGAGCGCGGCTGGGCCGCCGACGGGCACGAGGGCTTCCCGTACACGCTGGACTGGGCGGACCGACCGGTCGTCGGCGCCCGGATGCACTGGGTGGTCTGCGAGGCGGTCGCCGCGGCGGCGGTGCGGTACGCGGTGACCGGCGACCCCCGCGCGCTCACCCTGCAGCGCCGGTGGGCGGAGCTGGGCGAGCGGCGGTTCCTGGACCCGGCCGTGGGCAGCTGGCACCACGAGCTGACCCCCGAGGGCGCCGTCGGCACCGGCACCTGGGCCGGCAAGCCGGACGCCTACCACCTGGTGCAGATGCTGCTGCTGCCCGGCCGCCCGGTCCGCGGCAGCGTCATCGGCGCCCTGCTCGCGGCCCCGCAGGGGGCCTAG
- a CDS encoding SRPBCC family protein produces the protein MANVEKSIDVDVPIRQVYDQWTQFESFPQFMNGVERITQLDERRTHWVTKIAGVEREFDAEITEQHPDERVAWKTTNGDTPHAGVVTFHKISDTTTRVMVQLDWEPQGVVEKVGAAVGVDDRQITADVKRFKEFIESRGTETGAWRGDIPREG, from the coding sequence ATGGCGAACGTGGAGAAGTCGATCGACGTGGACGTGCCGATCCGGCAGGTCTACGACCAGTGGACGCAGTTCGAGTCGTTCCCGCAGTTCATGAACGGCGTCGAGCGCATCACCCAGCTCGACGAGCGGCGCACCCACTGGGTCACCAAGATCGCCGGTGTCGAGCGCGAGTTCGACGCCGAGATCACCGAGCAGCACCCCGACGAGCGGGTGGCCTGGAAGACGACGAACGGCGACACCCCGCACGCCGGCGTCGTCACCTTCCACAAGATCAGCGACACCACGACCCGGGTGATGGTCCAGCTGGACTGGGAGCCGCAGGGCGTGGTGGAGAAGGTCGGTGCCGCGGTCGGCGTCGACGACCGGCAGATCACCGCCGACGTGAAGCGCTTCAAGGAGTTCATCGAGAGCCGTGGCACCGAGACCGGTGCCTGGCGCGGCGACATCCCCCGCGAGGGCTGA